CCCGTCAGGACCGCGGCGTCCAGGCCGGCAGCGGCCTGACCAGCGACCCCGGCGGCAGCTTGGGCTCGAAGGCCGTGGCCTTGTAGGGCAGCAGCGCCCCCCGCCGCGCCAGCGCCAGGACCTCGTCCAGGTCGGGCGGGGGCAGCAGGCACGTGAGGGCGCCGTGCTCGGCCGCCGCCGTGGCCACCCGGGTGTCCGGCTCCCGCCGGGTGCGCGAGCGGGCCGTGTCGTCCAGGACGTGCTCGACCAGGGTCGTGACGTCCGTGCGCGGGCGCTCGGGCCACGTCACGGTCCACCGGCGGGCGCCGTGCACGAGCACCACGGAGGCGTCACCGGCCTCGGCGTCGTCGTGCTCGACGACGAGCGCGCCCGCGCCGCTGCACCGGTCGAGCACCGAGGCCACCATCGCCTCGTCCACCCGGTCGCGGCCCTGCTCGTCGAGCAGCACCCGGTGGATCGGCCCCAGCACGAGCGGGGTGTCGTCGGCGTCGACGACCAGCGCCGTCACCTGGGAGGCCACCCCCTCCGCGCGCAGCTGCGCGGCCGCCGCCAGCCGGTGGTGCCCGTCCGCGACGAGGTAGTCCTCCCCGGTCAGCAGCCCGAGCACCTCCTGCCCGGCGTCGTCGGGCAGCTGCA
The Aquipuribacter hungaricus DNA segment above includes these coding regions:
- a CDS encoding DUF1015 family protein, translating into MITGTAGVSPVRLLHPDPETARQDSRLTELGWVPSGRDLLAPPAVYAVELDSPVARVRGVVAAWEVLDPPAGGGLVPHEQTDARAVRRRVRALRTAHLDRDPLLLTHRGGGAVRRAVDATATPVYEVTDRQRHVRVLQLPDDAGQEVLGLLTGEDYLVADGHHRLAAAAQLRAEGVASQVTALVVDADDTPLVLGPIHRVLLDEQGRDRVDEAMVASVLDRCSGAGALVVEHDDAEAGDASVVLVHGARRWTVTWPERPRTDVTTLVEHVLDDTARSRTRREPDTRVATAAAEHGALTCLLPPPDLDEVLALARRGALLPYKATAFEPKLPPGSLVRPLPAWTPRS